Proteins from a genomic interval of Rhodococcoides fascians A25f:
- a CDS encoding shikimate dehydrogenase, which yields MRAAVLGSPVEHSKSPLLHRAAYRALGLDGWTYDRIECTGEQLPGMLDGFGPEWVGVSVTMPGKVAALNYAGERTERAVLAGSANTLVRTASGWRADCTDVDGIVGALRGAGVVDLSGSSVTVVGAGGTSRPAIVALAGLGAAAVTVVARSADRASDTLRCAVSAGLRAEFADMTDSRLAAIASASAVLVSTVPATGAAHIATALAHAPLVLDAIYDPWPTPLAAAVEQVGGTVVGGLAMLLEQAYGQVEQFTGEPAPRAVMRAALATAE from the coding sequence GTGCGGGCCGCAGTCCTCGGAAGCCCCGTCGAACACTCGAAATCGCCGCTACTGCACCGCGCTGCATACCGCGCCCTCGGTCTCGACGGCTGGACGTACGACCGAATCGAGTGCACCGGTGAGCAGCTGCCGGGCATGCTCGACGGTTTCGGTCCCGAATGGGTCGGGGTGTCCGTCACGATGCCAGGCAAGGTCGCTGCCTTGAACTACGCCGGCGAACGCACCGAACGGGCGGTGTTGGCCGGCTCGGCGAACACACTGGTGCGCACGGCGTCGGGCTGGCGGGCCGACTGCACCGATGTGGACGGAATCGTGGGTGCCCTACGCGGTGCGGGGGTCGTCGACCTGTCGGGTAGTTCCGTGACGGTGGTCGGAGCCGGGGGAACGTCACGGCCGGCGATCGTCGCATTGGCCGGGTTGGGGGCTGCCGCCGTCACCGTCGTCGCGCGCTCGGCCGACCGGGCGTCGGACACACTCCGGTGCGCCGTCTCCGCAGGACTGCGCGCGGAGTTCGCAGACATGACCGATTCCCGTCTCGCTGCCATCGCGAGTGCATCGGCCGTACTGGTCAGCACAGTGCCTGCGACCGGAGCCGCACACATCGCTACTGCACTCGCTCACGCGCCGTTGGTGCTCGACGCCATCTACGATCCCTGGCCGACGCCGCTGGCAGCCGCGGTGGAGCAGGTCGGTGGAACTGTTGTCGGCGGCCTGGCGATGCTGCTCGAGCAGGCGTACGGGCAAGTCGAGCAGTTCACCGGCGAGCCGGCACCCCGGGCGGTCATGCGTGCTGCATTGGCCACTGCCGAGTGA
- a CDS encoding shikimate kinase → MSPYAVLVGPPGAGKSTIGRRLAQALNLELFDTDVAIERETGRTIADIFSHDGEPAFRQIEERIVAGALASHDGIVSLGGGAVLSAATRALLSKHTVVYLEISVAEGLRRTGANSVRPLLAGPDPRAKYQELMRYRRPLYRSVATVRVRTDSRSPARVVGQLVSKLTAIAPVPARNMNDETPSR, encoded by the coding sequence ATGAGCCCGTACGCGGTCCTCGTCGGACCGCCGGGAGCAGGCAAGTCGACCATCGGCAGACGGCTTGCGCAAGCGTTGAATCTGGAGCTGTTCGACACCGACGTAGCCATCGAACGAGAGACCGGTCGCACGATCGCCGATATCTTCTCCCACGACGGCGAGCCGGCATTTCGGCAGATCGAGGAGCGGATAGTGGCGGGCGCGCTGGCCTCGCACGACGGCATCGTCTCTCTCGGCGGTGGTGCAGTGCTGTCCGCTGCCACGCGCGCTCTGCTGTCGAAACACACGGTTGTATACCTGGAAATCAGTGTGGCAGAAGGGCTTCGGCGGACGGGGGCCAATTCGGTGAGGCCACTCCTTGCCGGTCCCGATCCCCGTGCGAAGTATCAGGAACTGATGCGGTATCGGCGGCCCCTCTACCGTTCGGTGGCCACGGTGCGGGTGCGAACCGACAGTCGCAGCCCGGCCCGAGTGGTGGGCCAGCTGGTCTCGAAACTGACTGCGATCGCACCCGTGCCTGCGCGCAACATGAACGACGAAACCCCCAGTAGATGA
- the alaS gene encoding alanine--tRNA ligase, whose translation MQTHEIRRRFLDHFVKAGHTEVPSASLILDDPNLLFVNAGMVPFVPFFLGQQTPPYKTATSVQKCVRTLDIENVGITTRHNTFFQMAGNFSFGDYFKRDAIRHAWSLLTDSVEDGGYGFDPERIWATAYLDDDEAIELWKEIAGLPDERIQRRGMADNYWSMGIPGPCGPCSEIYYDRGPEFGAEGGPEADEDRYIEIWNLVFMQNERGKGISKDDFEILGPLPKQNIDTGMGVERVAFLLQGVDNVYETDLVRPVIAKAEELSGRAYGANHDDDVRFRVIADHARTAALLISDGVNPGNDGRGYVLRRLLRRIVRSARLLGAPDETMAQFVTVVRDTMAESYPNLVTDFDRILTVAVGEETAFLKTLTSGSRLFEGAAEAVKASGAKKIGGAEAFALHDTYGFPIDLTLEMAAEAGLSVDEDGFRSLMAEQRNRAKDDARARKHAHADLTVYRDFVDGSPTEFTGFDELGSEATVLALISNGVRVPTALAGESIEIILDRSPLYAESGGQIADIGTITAPGLEVKVNDVQKIAKKVWTHKSVVESGQITEGDTVHVDVDHAWRKGATQGHSGTHMVHAALRQVLGPNATQAGSLNKPGYLRFDFSWQGALSEAQRDDIENVANDAVGSDFAVNTLVTDLDSAKKMGAMALFGENYGDEVRVVEIGGPFSMELCGGTHVQHSSQIGPVTILGESSVGSGVRRVEAFVGLDSYRYLAKERALLAGIASSLKVPSEEVPARIETLVERLRVAEKELDAVKAAAVLASAGEFVGKAERFGDVRAVVAQAPDGVGGNDLRTLVTDIRGRLGADPAVVVLFGTVGGKVPFVVSTNKAAQDAGVAAGDLVAAFGPSIGGRGGGKPELAQGSGSDVAGIAAGIDAARARLSELTSR comes from the coding sequence GTGCAGACCCATGAGATCCGCAGGCGTTTCCTCGACCATTTCGTGAAGGCGGGGCACACCGAAGTACCCAGTGCATCGTTGATTCTCGACGACCCGAACCTGCTGTTCGTCAATGCCGGCATGGTTCCCTTCGTGCCGTTCTTCCTCGGTCAGCAGACGCCCCCGTACAAGACGGCGACGAGCGTCCAGAAATGCGTCCGCACCCTCGACATCGAGAACGTGGGCATCACTACCCGCCACAACACGTTCTTTCAGATGGCCGGCAACTTCTCGTTCGGCGACTACTTCAAGCGCGACGCGATTCGGCACGCCTGGTCGTTGTTGACCGACAGCGTGGAGGACGGCGGATACGGGTTCGACCCCGAGCGGATCTGGGCCACTGCATATCTCGACGACGACGAGGCGATCGAACTCTGGAAGGAAATCGCCGGGCTGCCCGACGAGCGAATTCAACGCCGCGGAATGGCCGACAACTACTGGTCCATGGGCATTCCGGGACCCTGCGGCCCGTGCTCCGAGATCTACTACGACCGCGGACCCGAGTTCGGTGCCGAGGGCGGCCCTGAGGCCGACGAGGATCGGTACATCGAGATCTGGAACCTCGTGTTCATGCAGAACGAGCGCGGGAAGGGGATCAGCAAGGACGACTTCGAGATCCTCGGTCCGCTGCCGAAGCAGAACATCGACACCGGCATGGGCGTCGAGCGCGTTGCGTTTCTGCTGCAGGGAGTGGACAACGTCTACGAGACCGACCTCGTTCGACCGGTGATCGCCAAGGCCGAGGAACTCTCGGGACGCGCATACGGTGCGAATCACGACGACGACGTGCGCTTCCGCGTCATCGCCGATCACGCACGCACCGCTGCGCTGCTCATCTCCGACGGCGTCAACCCCGGCAACGACGGTCGCGGCTACGTGCTGCGCCGGTTGCTACGCCGCATCGTGCGCTCGGCGCGTCTGCTCGGTGCGCCCGACGAGACGATGGCGCAGTTCGTCACTGTGGTGCGCGACACGATGGCGGAGTCCTACCCGAACCTGGTCACCGACTTCGACCGCATTCTGACCGTCGCAGTGGGGGAGGAGACGGCATTCCTCAAGACGCTCACCTCGGGTTCGCGATTGTTCGAGGGCGCGGCAGAGGCGGTCAAGGCGTCGGGCGCGAAGAAGATCGGCGGTGCCGAAGCGTTCGCCCTGCACGACACCTACGGCTTCCCGATCGATCTGACGCTCGAAATGGCCGCCGAGGCGGGTCTTTCGGTCGACGAGGACGGTTTCCGCTCGTTGATGGCCGAGCAGCGCAACCGAGCCAAGGACGACGCCCGTGCGCGCAAACATGCGCACGCCGATCTCACGGTCTATCGGGATTTTGTCGACGGTTCACCGACGGAATTCACCGGATTCGACGAACTCGGTTCCGAGGCAACGGTATTGGCCTTGATCTCGAACGGAGTTCGCGTTCCGACCGCACTTGCGGGCGAGAGCATCGAGATCATCCTCGACCGCAGCCCGCTCTACGCCGAATCCGGTGGACAGATCGCCGATATCGGCACCATCACCGCGCCTGGCCTCGAGGTCAAGGTCAACGACGTACAGAAAATCGCGAAGAAGGTCTGGACGCACAAGTCGGTGGTCGAGTCGGGTCAGATCACCGAGGGCGACACCGTCCACGTCGACGTCGACCACGCCTGGCGCAAAGGCGCGACTCAGGGCCATTCGGGTACCCATATGGTGCATGCGGCACTGCGACAGGTTCTCGGGCCGAACGCAACGCAGGCGGGATCGCTCAACAAGCCCGGCTACCTCCGGTTCGACTTCTCGTGGCAGGGCGCGCTCTCGGAGGCGCAGCGCGACGACATCGAGAACGTCGCCAACGATGCGGTGGGCTCCGATTTCGCGGTCAACACCCTGGTCACCGACCTCGACAGTGCCAAGAAGATGGGCGCGATGGCCCTGTTCGGCGAGAACTACGGCGACGAAGTGCGCGTCGTCGAGATCGGCGGACCGTTCTCGATGGAACTGTGCGGTGGTACGCACGTACAGCACTCGTCGCAGATCGGCCCGGTCACCATCCTGGGTGAATCGTCGGTCGGGTCCGGCGTGCGCCGCGTGGAGGCATTCGTCGGTCTCGATTCGTACCGCTATCTCGCCAAGGAACGCGCGTTGCTCGCAGGCATCGCGTCGTCGCTGAAGGTGCCTTCCGAGGAAGTGCCCGCGCGCATCGAGACTCTGGTCGAGCGTCTTCGCGTCGCCGAGAAGGAGCTCGACGCGGTCAAGGCGGCGGCGGTACTGGCCTCGGCGGGCGAGTTCGTCGGAAAGGCCGAGCGGTTCGGCGATGTTCGCGCGGTGGTCGCGCAGGCACCCGACGGTGTCGGCGGCAACGACCTGCGCACCCTGGTGACCGATATTCGTGGACGCCTCGGTGCGGATCCGGCCGTCGTGGTGCTGTTCGGCACGGTCGGCGGCAAGGTCCCGTTCGTGGTGTCGACCAACAAGGCTGCCCAGGATGCGGGTGTCGCCGCCGGTGACCTGGTGGCGGCCTTCGGTCCGAGCATCGGTGGCCGAGGTGGCGGTAAGCCCGAACTGGCGCAGGGGTCGGGGTCGGACGTCGCCGGAATCGCCGCCGGTATTGACGCTGCCCGGGCCCGACTGTCCGAACTCACGTCTCGCTGA
- the aroC gene encoding chorismate synthase yields the protein MLRWITAGESHGPALVAILEGMVAGVEVTSDDIASQLARRRLGYGRGARMKFEADKVTLTGGVRHGRTMGGPVAIEVGNTEWPKWEQVMSADPVDEAVLADLARNSPLTRPRPGHADFSGMLKYGFDDARPVLERASARETAARVAIGTVARLFLKQAFGVDVVSHVISIGASDPYVGPPPAGDDLDAIDASPVRAFDKAAEESMIAEIEAAKKDGDTLGGVVEVVVHGLPVGLGSFVSGERKLDARLAAALMGIQAIKGVEIGDGFETARRRGSVAHDEIKPGPDGVLRSTNRAGGIEGGMTNGEPLRVRAAMKPISTVPRALATVDMTTGDEAVAIHQRSDVCAVPAAGVVAETMVALVVAQAALEKFGGDSLAETTSNVDHYVKGTAARPPR from the coding sequence GTGCTGCGCTGGATAACTGCCGGAGAATCCCACGGACCCGCTCTCGTCGCCATTCTCGAAGGAATGGTCGCGGGAGTCGAGGTGACCTCGGACGATATTGCCTCCCAACTCGCCCGCCGTCGTCTCGGCTACGGCCGCGGGGCCCGAATGAAGTTCGAGGCGGACAAAGTCACGCTCACCGGCGGTGTGCGGCACGGCCGCACCATGGGCGGGCCAGTCGCGATCGAGGTCGGCAACACCGAATGGCCCAAGTGGGAGCAGGTGATGTCGGCCGATCCGGTCGACGAAGCCGTGCTTGCCGATCTCGCGCGGAACTCCCCGCTGACTCGCCCGCGCCCCGGGCACGCAGATTTCTCCGGAATGCTCAAGTACGGCTTCGACGATGCGCGCCCGGTTCTCGAACGCGCGAGCGCACGCGAGACCGCGGCCAGGGTTGCGATCGGCACGGTGGCGCGCCTCTTCCTGAAGCAGGCGTTCGGCGTCGACGTGGTGTCCCATGTGATCTCCATCGGAGCATCCGATCCGTACGTGGGTCCGCCGCCTGCAGGTGACGACCTCGACGCGATCGACGCCTCCCCGGTGCGTGCTTTCGACAAGGCCGCCGAGGAGTCGATGATCGCCGAGATCGAAGCGGCGAAGAAGGATGGCGACACCCTCGGCGGCGTCGTCGAGGTCGTCGTGCACGGACTGCCCGTCGGCCTCGGGTCGTTCGTCTCCGGAGAGCGCAAGCTCGACGCCAGGCTGGCCGCCGCGCTGATGGGAATCCAGGCCATCAAGGGTGTCGAGATCGGCGACGGTTTCGAGACCGCTCGCCGCCGCGGCAGTGTCGCCCACGACGAGATCAAGCCCGGCCCCGACGGGGTGCTGCGCTCGACCAACCGCGCAGGCGGCATCGAGGGCGGGATGACCAACGGCGAGCCACTGCGAGTGCGGGCCGCGATGAAACCCATCTCCACCGTGCCGCGCGCGCTGGCAACAGTCGACATGACCACCGGAGACGAAGCGGTCGCCATTCATCAGCGCTCGGACGTCTGCGCCGTTCCGGCCGCCGGTGTCGTCGCCGAGACGATGGTTGCGTTGGTGGTCGCGCAGGCAGCGTTGGAGAAGTTCGGTGGGGATTCGCTGGCGGAGACGACGAGCAACGTCGACCACTACGTGAAGGGCACCGCCGCCCGACCTCCACGATGA
- a CDS encoding prepilin peptidase: MFSLCAASVIGAVAGVAMRFGLVRWDPRLLPLSSAVGTGWVWWRFGETTYWVPLCVLTWWFVALSAVDLRRRRLPNELTIPGAIVVTTMLVSVGSARALLGGVLLFAIYLVVHLLAPSAFGAGDVKLAWSVGSIAALGGGEGWVIAALSAPLATAVVGSIVAAVGHSRARIPHGPSMCAATLLASAACLT; the protein is encoded by the coding sequence ATGTTCAGTCTGTGTGCAGCGTCGGTGATCGGTGCCGTTGCCGGGGTAGCGATGCGATTCGGTCTGGTCCGGTGGGATCCACGGCTTCTGCCGTTGTCGTCCGCGGTGGGTACCGGATGGGTCTGGTGGCGGTTCGGCGAGACCACCTACTGGGTTCCTTTGTGCGTGCTGACATGGTGGTTCGTCGCGCTCAGTGCCGTCGACCTACGGCGTCGCCGGTTGCCGAACGAATTGACGATCCCGGGTGCGATCGTGGTCACGACGATGCTCGTGTCGGTGGGGTCGGCGAGGGCATTGCTCGGCGGAGTCCTACTGTTCGCGATCTACCTCGTCGTGCACCTTCTCGCGCCGTCTGCGTTCGGTGCCGGGGACGTGAAGCTGGCGTGGTCGGTGGGCTCGATCGCAGCTCTCGGCGGTGGGGAAGGATGGGTGATCGCGGCGCTGTCGGCACCACTGGCAACTGCCGTGGTGGGATCGATCGTCGCTGCCGTCGGGCACAGTCGGGCACGTATCCCGCACGGCCCGTCCATGTGCGCGGCGACCCTGCTGGCATCCGCAGCTTGCCTGACGTGA
- a CDS encoding B-4DMT family transporter — MTGWAVRGIGMGLINAVVRLLLGAAVSMWPLSGSALRWVAYALVILVIVVWAGIDGVRDRRNHPDPDDGQDLTMVWLKAAVVAGLLAGLLSWIIDFFVDFSLGQNGLIFELTSGAAFTILTIFVVATIAVFVGRLIVNRDAKKKLATSDADRAHNRELVNAGSAERTESSRGTRSQAEQTRSEPTRSEPQWAAEHGEADTEVFSAVDADGKPRLDKRGNRHGTADGS, encoded by the coding sequence ATGACTGGGTGGGCAGTGCGTGGCATAGGTATGGGATTGATCAACGCCGTCGTTCGATTGCTGCTGGGGGCGGCAGTATCGATGTGGCCGCTGAGTGGCTCGGCGCTGCGATGGGTGGCGTATGCCCTCGTGATCCTCGTGATCGTCGTCTGGGCAGGAATCGACGGCGTTCGCGATCGACGCAATCATCCTGATCCCGACGACGGCCAGGACCTCACGATGGTGTGGCTCAAGGCCGCGGTCGTCGCAGGACTGCTCGCTGGACTGCTCAGTTGGATCATCGACTTCTTCGTCGACTTCAGCCTCGGTCAGAACGGTCTGATCTTCGAGCTCACCTCCGGTGCAGCGTTCACCATCCTCACCATTTTCGTCGTTGCCACCATTGCGGTGTTCGTGGGTCGGCTGATCGTCAACCGCGACGCGAAGAAGAAGCTGGCCACCTCCGACGCCGACCGTGCGCACAACCGCGAGCTGGTGAATGCGGGCAGCGCGGAACGCACCGAGTCGAGTCGCGGCACTCGATCGCAGGCAGAGCAGACGCGGTCCGAACCGACGCGATCCGAACCTCAGTGGGCTGCAGAGCACGGCGAAGCCGACACCGAGGTCTTCTCGGCAGTGGACGCCGACGGAAAGCCCCGACTGGACAAGCGCGGCAACCGGCACGGCACCGCCGACGGTTCCTGA
- the ruvX gene encoding Holliday junction resolvase RuvX, with product MANLGRGPDRPGVDDPGRGRRIGIDVGSVRIGIASSDPDGVLATPVETVPRSKIKGPDAPDVVRVAEIVAEYEAVEIVIGLPRTLRGERGSAVDAAERFGRSLHRRLGDVPIRMADERLTTVSASRALRDSGVRAKNQRSVIDQAAAVAILQGWLDERRAVSTRGAADRAVSDDAVSDHAGTNSGSTEVDE from the coding sequence ATGGCCAACCTGGGGCGTGGCCCCGATCGGCCCGGGGTCGACGATCCGGGCCGGGGCCGGCGAATCGGTATCGACGTCGGCAGCGTTCGTATCGGAATCGCGTCCAGCGATCCCGACGGTGTGCTCGCGACGCCGGTCGAGACGGTGCCGCGCTCGAAGATCAAGGGTCCCGATGCCCCGGACGTGGTACGCGTCGCGGAGATCGTGGCCGAGTACGAGGCCGTCGAGATCGTGATCGGCCTACCCCGCACACTTCGCGGTGAGCGCGGCAGTGCCGTCGATGCCGCCGAGAGATTCGGGCGTTCCCTGCACAGACGGTTGGGCGACGTGCCGATTCGAATGGCCGACGAGCGACTGACTACCGTGAGTGCGTCGCGTGCACTACGGGACAGCGGTGTGCGGGCCAAGAATCAACGATCGGTGATCGATCAGGCTGCGGCGGTGGCGATATTGCAGGGCTGGCTCGACGAGCGCCGTGCCGTGTCGACTCGCGGTGCTGCCGATCGCGCGGTCTCGGATGACGCGGTCTCGGATCACGCAGGGACGAATTCAGGATCGACGGAGGTCGACGAGTGA
- the aroB gene encoding 3-dehydroquinate synthase, producing the protein MTEPVRVQVETASPYPVIIGRGLLTDLVEELAGTATVAIFHQPPLAETAEAVRAALAEKGIDAHRIEIPDAEDGKDLAVAGFCWEVLGRIGLTRSDAIVSLGGGAATDLAGFVAATWMRGVRIVHVPTTLLAMVDAAVGGKTGINTDAGKNLVGSFHEPAAVLIDLATLETVPKNEIVSGMAEVIKTGFIADPKILDIIEADPAAALDPTGDVLPELIKRSVEVKAKVVAADLRESNLREILNYGHTLAHAIERREQYRWRHGAAVSVGLVFAAELGRLAGRLDDATADRHRSILESVGLPVTYDEHAFGDLLKGMQTDKKNRAGLLRFVVLDGLAKPGRLEGPDPALLVAAFSAVGREAPATGGSAIML; encoded by the coding sequence ATGACAGAGCCAGTGCGCGTCCAGGTCGAGACTGCCAGCCCGTACCCGGTGATCATCGGTCGAGGTCTGTTGACGGACCTGGTCGAGGAGCTCGCCGGAACCGCCACCGTGGCGATCTTTCACCAACCACCGCTGGCCGAAACGGCCGAGGCCGTGCGTGCGGCATTGGCGGAGAAGGGAATCGACGCACACCGCATCGAGATTCCGGATGCCGAGGACGGTAAGGACCTCGCTGTGGCGGGATTCTGCTGGGAGGTGTTGGGCCGTATCGGCCTCACCCGCAGCGATGCCATCGTCAGCCTGGGCGGCGGAGCCGCGACGGACCTGGCCGGATTCGTGGCAGCAACGTGGATGCGCGGGGTCCGTATCGTGCACGTACCGACGACGCTGCTCGCCATGGTCGACGCGGCCGTCGGCGGCAAGACGGGCATCAACACCGACGCCGGTAAGAACCTCGTCGGGTCCTTCCACGAACCTGCTGCCGTGCTGATCGACCTCGCCACGCTCGAGACCGTGCCCAAGAACGAGATCGTCTCGGGCATGGCCGAGGTGATCAAGACCGGTTTCATCGCCGATCCGAAGATTCTGGACATCATCGAAGCCGATCCGGCGGCGGCGCTCGATCCGACCGGTGACGTTCTACCGGAGTTGATCAAGCGATCGGTCGAGGTCAAGGCGAAGGTCGTGGCGGCGGATCTGCGCGAGTCGAACCTCCGCGAGATCCTGAACTACGGTCACACCCTTGCCCACGCCATCGAGCGACGCGAGCAGTACCGGTGGCGCCACGGTGCTGCAGTGTCGGTCGGTCTGGTGTTCGCGGCCGAGCTCGGACGGCTCGCCGGCCGTCTGGATGACGCCACGGCCGACAGACATCGATCGATTCTCGAATCGGTCGGCTTGCCGGTCACCTACGACGAGCACGCGTTCGGGGACCTGCTCAAAGGCATGCAGACGGACAAAAAAAATCGCGCCGGACTGTTGCGGTTCGTGGTCCTGGACGGTCTGGCCAAGCCGGGACGGCTGGAGGGTCCAGATCCGGCGCTGCTCGTCGCCGCATTCTCCGCAGTCGGTCGCGAGGCCCCGGCAACCGGTGGGTCCGCCATCATGTTGTGA
- a CDS encoding endolytic transglycosylase MltG produces the protein MNNHGSFDRDRRHARSDEAHTDPIGYRVDEGSDFDRRMNVRPRPPQRHEPHPTPAPGAERDRTARSDSERGAEPREVGRSRAASRRDRAASTRKRRGRIVALALGLVLIVAVAGGGYFAVSKFGNRTTPNADFAAGSSGDGVVIQVHPNDTAQQIGTEAADKGVVASSGAFLEAAIANNAITSVQPGFYLLTSNVPASRAVSELVDPASRVGNMVISEGRQLHDARDVNTGAVKKGIYTLISEASCVDRTGSGTPACVSYDDLNAAGAVDDPAALGVPAWATDRVEGVPDRDRQLEGLIAAGTWDFDPSAAPADILKQLVSESATRYEDTGILTAGTNSGLTPYDTLVAASLVERESLPQDFSKVARVILNRLAVPQKLEFDSTVNYSLDTTEVATTDADRARVTPWNTYASEGLPATPISSPSIGAVQAVEAPADGDWLYFVTINQAGETLFTRSYEEHLANIAKVEPGFLDSGR, from the coding sequence GTGAACAACCATGGGTCCTTCGATCGGGACCGGCGACATGCGCGCTCCGACGAGGCGCACACCGATCCGATCGGGTATCGCGTGGACGAGGGCAGCGACTTCGATCGCCGTATGAACGTCCGTCCGCGGCCGCCGCAACGGCACGAACCGCACCCCACGCCTGCGCCTGGCGCCGAACGCGACCGTACTGCGCGCTCGGATTCCGAGCGCGGCGCGGAGCCGCGGGAGGTGGGCCGCAGCCGTGCCGCGAGCCGCAGGGACCGTGCCGCGTCCACTCGCAAGCGTCGCGGCCGGATCGTGGCATTGGCGCTCGGGTTGGTGCTGATCGTCGCAGTTGCAGGCGGAGGGTATTTCGCAGTGAGCAAATTCGGGAATCGCACGACCCCGAACGCAGACTTCGCGGCCGGGTCCTCCGGTGACGGCGTCGTGATTCAGGTTCATCCCAACGACACCGCCCAACAAATCGGTACCGAGGCAGCGGACAAGGGTGTCGTCGCCAGCTCGGGGGCATTCCTCGAAGCTGCGATAGCGAACAACGCCATCACCTCGGTTCAGCCGGGCTTCTATCTGCTCACCAGTAACGTGCCCGCCTCGCGAGCGGTGAGCGAACTGGTGGACCCCGCCTCCCGGGTGGGAAACATGGTCATCTCGGAGGGACGTCAGCTGCACGACGCACGCGACGTGAACACCGGTGCCGTCAAGAAGGGCATCTACACGCTGATCTCCGAGGCGAGCTGCGTGGATCGAACGGGGAGCGGCACTCCCGCATGCGTGAGCTACGACGACCTCAATGCGGCCGGAGCCGTGGACGACCCGGCGGCCCTCGGCGTTCCCGCCTGGGCTACCGATCGCGTCGAGGGAGTTCCGGACCGAGATCGTCAGCTCGAAGGCCTGATCGCAGCGGGAACCTGGGATTTCGATCCCAGTGCCGCACCCGCCGACATCTTGAAGCAGCTGGTGTCCGAGAGTGCCACTCGCTACGAGGACACCGGGATTCTCACCGCGGGCACCAACTCCGGGCTCACTCCGTACGACACTCTGGTTGCTGCATCTCTCGTCGAGCGGGAGTCCCTGCCGCAGGATTTCAGCAAGGTGGCCCGGGTGATTCTCAACCGGCTCGCGGTGCCGCAGAAACTCGAGTTCGACTCGACGGTCAACTACTCGCTCGACACGACCGAGGTGGCCACCACCGACGCCGACCGGGCGCGCGTGACCCCGTGGAACACCTACGCCAGCGAAGGGTTGCCGGCAACGCCTATCTCCTCACCGAGCATCGGTGCGGTGCAAGCCGTCGAGGCACCCGCCGACGGTGATTGGTTGTACTTCGTGACCATCAATCAGGCGGGTGAAACGCTGTTCACCCGAAGCTACGAGGAACACCTCGCGAACATCGCGAAGGTCGAACCGGGCTTCCTCGACAGCGGGCGCTGA